ATCCATTCCTGCCTGATAAACATTTCTAATACATTTTTCAGCACTGGCAGGCTTATAACCTAATGCTAATAACGCGCTGATCGCTTCATCTTTTGCCGTGTTTATTGATAACGTATTGGATAAACCATTTTGCATATCCATTGACTCGGCTTGCGGGCTCAATAAATCTGTACCCACCCAATTTTTCAAGCGATCTTTCATTTCGACCACTAAACGCTCCGCCGTTTTTTTGCCGACGCCGGGTAATTTAACCAATTGACTTACCGCTTCGTTATTAATACAAACAACAAATTCATTCGCCGACATGCCAGATAAAATAGCTAACGCTAATTTAGGGCCTACACCATTAACTTTAATTAATAAACGAAACATAGCGCGTTCATGTTTATCGGCAAAACCATAAAGAAGTTGGGCATCTTCACGGACCACAAAATGTGTATAGATGATAGCTTCCTGACCGACTTCAGGCAAAGGATAAAAAGAACTCATAGGCAATTGGATCTCATAACCAACACCCGACACATCTAATAACACTTCAGGTGGTTGCTTCTCTAACAATACGCCACGTAATCGTCCAATCATATTTATAC
The sequence above is a segment of the Psychromonas sp. CNPT3 genome. Coding sequences within it:
- the ruvA gene encoding Holliday junction branch migration protein RuvA, which translates into the protein MIGRLRGVLLEKQPPEVLLDVSGVGYEIQLPMSSFYPLPEVGQEAIIYTHFVVREDAQLLYGFADKHERAMFRLLIKVNGVGPKLALAILSGMSANEFVVCINNEAVSQLVKLPGVGKKTAERLVVEMKDRLKNWVGTDLLSPQAESMDMQNGLSNTLSINTAKDEAISALLALGYKPASAEKCIRNVYQAGMDCEDLIRSALKSMV